A part of Amycolatopsis lurida genomic DNA contains:
- a CDS encoding ABC transporter substrate-binding protein, with translation MRTTRTRRLAGAIALALTVATAATACGSGEDGKAADGGQTRVFAADNGQITIPVSPKRVIATGYAVPALLEAGAPLVGVSSWKRGIPLFNEQERKKYDELAKVAGESAAETNYEAIAQADPDLIVIGVPKPVLADIDIKRLEAIAPVVAIGPSVPSMWRELSRKQADAAGATAGFDALKTAYDTKAKGLADKYKAVLPQLKLGHVGAYGEVAKGNFQREFNGSWGTNIAQDVGATYYGQVKVKGGGSKDVSEYPSIEELSTAFAQADAITYSVAADGSVPAPVKYVLDSPLWKELPAVKAGKVYPFRYTEAATYRAATSTLDAVDQAFAPLLKQ, from the coding sequence ATGCGCACCACCAGAACCCGCCGCCTCGCCGGAGCGATCGCGCTCGCGCTGACGGTCGCGACCGCGGCCACCGCCTGCGGTTCCGGCGAAGACGGCAAGGCCGCCGACGGCGGTCAGACCCGGGTGTTCGCCGCCGACAACGGCCAGATCACCATCCCGGTCTCGCCGAAGCGGGTCATCGCCACCGGTTACGCCGTGCCCGCCCTGCTCGAAGCGGGCGCGCCGCTGGTCGGGGTCTCCAGCTGGAAGCGCGGCATCCCGCTGTTCAACGAGCAGGAGCGCAAGAAGTACGACGAGCTGGCGAAGGTCGCGGGCGAGTCGGCGGCGGAGACGAACTACGAGGCGATCGCGCAGGCGGATCCGGACCTGATCGTCATCGGCGTGCCGAAGCCGGTGCTCGCCGACATCGACATCAAGCGGCTCGAAGCGATCGCGCCGGTCGTGGCCATCGGCCCGTCGGTGCCGTCGATGTGGCGTGAGTTGTCCCGCAAGCAGGCCGACGCCGCCGGCGCCACAGCCGGGTTCGACGCGCTCAAGACCGCGTACGACACCAAGGCCAAGGGGCTGGCCGACAAGTACAAGGCCGTGCTGCCGCAGCTGAAACTGGGCCACGTCGGTGCCTACGGCGAGGTCGCCAAGGGCAACTTCCAGCGTGAGTTCAACGGTTCCTGGGGCACCAACATCGCGCAGGACGTCGGCGCCACCTACTACGGCCAGGTCAAGGTCAAGGGCGGCGGCTCCAAGGACGTCAGCGAGTACCCGTCGATCGAAGAGCTGTCGACCGCGTTCGCGCAGGCCGACGCCATCACCTACTCGGTCGCCGCCGACGGTTCCGTGCCCGCGCCGGTCAAGTACGTCCTCGACTCGCCGCTGTGGAAGGAACTCCCCGCGGTGAAGGCGGGCAAGGTCTACCCGTTCCGCTACACCGAGGCAGCAACCTACCGCGCCGCGACGTCCACTTTGGACGCCGTCGACCAGGCGTTCGCGCCGCTGCTCAAGCAGTGA
- a CDS encoding FecCD family ABC transporter permease has translation MTTTGRSALLGAALLGLVVVAVLSVGIGAHAIAPGEVVRALLGEGNPSDRAVVLDIRMPRAVLAIGVGAALAVGGVLVQALSRNALAEPGVLGVTAGAGFAIAVGSSFGLAASAPAELGLAVLGALGASALVYAVGSKSPLRLVLAGTALSAVLLGLTLGLRLLFPDTFDVYRFWSVGSLAGREQAPTTVPLIIIGLSLLGAFAVSRQLNAIALGETVAHTLGANVARVRTITLLLITLMAGAATALAGPILFVGLIVPHLARRVAGASIPWLIAFAALLGPVLMLAADVGSRVLLPTGEVPVAIVTAFLGGPVLIWAVRKYGAAPL, from the coding sequence GTGACCACCACCGGGCGGTCCGCGCTGCTCGGCGCCGCACTGCTCGGGCTCGTCGTGGTCGCCGTGCTGAGCGTCGGCATCGGCGCGCACGCCATCGCCCCCGGCGAGGTCGTGCGCGCCCTGCTGGGCGAAGGGAATCCGAGTGACCGGGCCGTGGTCCTGGACATCCGGATGCCGAGGGCGGTGCTGGCGATCGGGGTCGGCGCGGCCCTCGCCGTCGGCGGTGTGCTCGTGCAGGCCTTGTCCCGCAACGCCTTGGCCGAACCCGGTGTACTCGGCGTGACCGCCGGGGCCGGGTTCGCCATCGCGGTCGGTTCGTCGTTCGGCCTCGCCGCGTCGGCGCCCGCCGAACTGGGCCTGGCGGTGCTGGGCGCGCTCGGCGCTTCGGCGCTGGTGTACGCGGTCGGCAGCAAGTCGCCCCTGCGGCTGGTGCTCGCCGGGACCGCGTTGAGCGCCGTGCTGCTGGGGCTCACCCTCGGCCTGCGGCTGCTGTTCCCCGACACCTTCGACGTCTACCGGTTCTGGTCGGTGGGTTCCCTGGCGGGCCGTGAACAGGCGCCGACGACGGTCCCGCTGATCATCATCGGCCTGTCCCTGCTGGGCGCGTTCGCGGTGAGCCGTCAGCTGAACGCGATCGCGCTCGGCGAGACGGTCGCGCACACGCTCGGCGCGAACGTCGCCAGGGTCCGGACGATCACGCTGCTGCTGATCACGCTGATGGCGGGCGCGGCGACCGCGCTGGCCGGGCCGATCCTGTTCGTCGGGCTGATCGTGCCGCATCTGGCCCGGCGGGTGGCGGGAGCGTCGATCCCGTGGTTGATCGCGTTCGCCGCGCTGCTCGGCCCGGTCCTGATGTTGGCCGCGGACGTCGGCTCGCGGGTCCTGCTGCCGACCGGCGAGGTCCCGGTCGCGATCGTGACCGCGTTCCTCGGCGGCCCGGTGCTGATCTGGGCCGTCCGCAAATACGGGGCGGCGCCGCTGTGA
- a CDS encoding siderophore-interacting protein: MSRADHRHRHLERIAEVRGGAHAEKVPYPIRIRQAEVVRTTMIGSGLLRVTLGGPGTAGFEAHSPDEHVKVLFPELDPEPKLPVQDGDMLRWPKPSPTSREYTVRRYDPASGELDLDVALHEGGLGSGWAEKVAPGTPVHVAGPPGGLIVPHTYDRYLLAGDLTALPAIARWLEELPRTAAGWAFIEVTDASEEIELSAPEDVEVHWLHRGDVAPGASDMLARAVMTIEVPAGERLYAWVAGEAGQIKPLRRWLKNDLGLGKDDHDVTGYWKRGVADFDDDHDH, encoded by the coding sequence GTGAGCCGCGCCGACCATCGCCACCGGCACCTCGAACGCATCGCCGAGGTGCGCGGGGGAGCGCACGCGGAGAAGGTCCCGTACCCGATCCGGATCCGGCAAGCCGAAGTTGTGCGCACCACGATGATCGGCTCCGGACTGCTGCGCGTCACCCTCGGCGGGCCGGGAACCGCGGGTTTCGAGGCGCATTCGCCCGATGAGCACGTGAAGGTCCTGTTCCCCGAGCTGGATCCCGAGCCGAAGCTGCCGGTCCAGGACGGCGACATGCTGCGCTGGCCCAAGCCGTCGCCGACGTCGCGCGAGTACACGGTCCGCCGGTACGACCCGGCTTCCGGGGAACTCGACCTCGACGTCGCGCTGCACGAGGGCGGGCTCGGTTCCGGCTGGGCCGAGAAGGTCGCTCCCGGCACGCCGGTGCACGTCGCCGGTCCGCCCGGTGGGCTGATCGTGCCGCATACCTACGACCGCTACCTGCTCGCCGGTGATCTCACCGCGCTGCCCGCGATCGCGCGCTGGCTCGAAGAACTGCCGCGCACCGCCGCGGGCTGGGCGTTCATCGAGGTCACCGACGCGAGCGAGGAGATCGAGCTGTCCGCGCCCGAAGACGTCGAGGTGCATTGGCTGCACCGAGGCGACGTCGCGCCGGGTGCCTCGGACATGCTCGCCCGCGCGGTCATGACGATCGAGGTCCCCGCCGGTGAACGGCTCTATGCCTGGGTCGCCGGTGAAGCCGGGCAGATCAAACCGTTGCGCCGCTGGCTCAAGAACGACCTCGGGCTCGGCAAGGACGACCACGACGTGACCGGCTACTGGAAACGCGGCGTCGCGGACTTCGACGACGACCACGACCACTGA
- a CDS encoding FecCD family ABC transporter permease, whose protein sequence is MTTLVLRRGRFSARIERRTLYFLVAMLVVIAGLTLLGLCYGAAWASPARVFAALTGSGGGPGVVIREWRLPRVLAGLVFGAALGLAGAIFQSITRNPLGSPDVIGLDAGAYTGALFAITVLSGTSTQLTIGSVLGGVITAAIVYALSLGGGLSGLRLIVIGIAINAMLTALNSWIVLRAELEIAIAAVGWNAGSLNGVGWDDVAIPFGVLAVLFIVLFTKAPAMHQAALGGALAVTTGIRWDRLRLVLVLIGVGCTATVTAVAGPIAFIALAAPQIGRRLARTPGISLLPAALTGAVLLTSADLAAQMLLAPEALPVGVISTVIGGGYLIWLLTKEVRRT, encoded by the coding sequence GTGACCACACTCGTCCTGCGGCGCGGGCGGTTCTCCGCCCGGATCGAACGCCGCACCCTCTACTTCCTCGTCGCGATGCTCGTGGTCATCGCCGGGCTGACGCTGCTCGGGCTCTGCTACGGCGCGGCGTGGGCGAGTCCCGCCCGCGTCTTCGCCGCGCTCACCGGTTCCGGCGGCGGCCCCGGCGTGGTCATCCGGGAATGGCGGCTGCCGCGGGTGCTGGCCGGGCTGGTGTTCGGTGCCGCGCTCGGGCTGGCGGGCGCGATCTTCCAGAGCATCACCCGCAATCCGCTCGGCAGCCCGGACGTGATCGGCCTCGACGCCGGCGCCTACACCGGCGCGCTGTTCGCGATCACCGTGCTGTCGGGGACCTCGACGCAGCTGACGATCGGTTCGGTGCTCGGCGGCGTGATCACGGCGGCCATCGTCTACGCGCTGTCGCTCGGCGGCGGGCTGTCCGGGCTGCGGCTGATCGTCATCGGCATCGCGATCAACGCGATGCTGACCGCGCTCAACTCGTGGATCGTGCTGCGTGCCGAACTCGAGATCGCGATCGCGGCCGTCGGCTGGAACGCCGGTTCGCTCAATGGAGTCGGCTGGGACGATGTCGCCATCCCGTTCGGGGTGCTCGCGGTGCTGTTCATCGTGCTGTTCACCAAGGCGCCGGCGATGCACCAGGCCGCGCTCGGCGGCGCGCTGGCGGTCACCACCGGTATCCGCTGGGACCGGCTGCGCCTGGTGCTGGTGCTGATCGGGGTCGGCTGCACGGCCACGGTCACCGCCGTCGCCGGGCCGATCGCGTTCATCGCGCTCGCGGCGCCGCAGATCGGGCGGCGGCTGGCCCGCACGCCCGGTATTTCCCTGCTGCCCGCCGCCCTCACCGGCGCCGTGCTGCTGACCAGCGCCGACCTGGCCGCCCAGATGCTGCTCGCGCCGGAAGCGCTGCCGGTCGGTGTGATCAGCACCGTGATCGGCGGCGGCTATCTGATCTGGCTGCTCACCAAGGAGGTTCGGCGCACATGA